CCGCGCCGGCGTGGGCCGTACCTTCCAGATCGTCAAGCCCTTCGCCGGGCTGACCGTCGAGGAGAACGTCATGGTCGGAGCGCTCCGCCATGACGATGGCGACGTGGAGAAGGCGAGAGCCGCGTCCCGCGCCATCCTCGACCTGCTGGAGCTCGGCGACCGCGCCAAGGACCCGGCCCAGACCCTGACCCTGCCCGACCGCAAGCGTCTGGAGGTGGCCAAGGCCCTGGCGACGCGGCCCAAGCTGCTGCTGCTCGACGAGGTGATGGCCGGCCTGCGCCCGGTGGAATGCGACCGCATGGTGGCGATCCTCACCGGGCTGAACCGGGAAACCGGGCTGACCATCCTGCTGATCGAGCACGTCATGCGCGCCGTGATGGCGCTGTCCCACCACGTGGTGGTGCTGCACCACGGCGAGAAGATCGCCGAGGGCACCCCCGCCGAGGTTACCAGCCATCCCAAGGTGCTGGAATGCTATCTGGGAGAGGATCACGAATGATGCTGGAAGTTCGCGATCTCGACCTCTATTACGGCGACGCCCAGGCTCTGGACGGCGTATCCCTCGACGTGGCCGAGGGCGAGGTGGTGGCCATCATCGGCGCCAACGGGGCCGGCAAGACCTCGCTGATCCGCGCCATCGCCGGCATGAAGAAGCCGGGCCGGGGCACCATCCGTTTCGACGGCCACGACATCACCGGGCGCCTAAGCTCGGTGATCTGCGACCTGGGGGTGGCCCAGGTGGCGGAAGGCCGCCAGATCTTTCCGAGCATGAGCGTAAGGGAAAACCTGGAGATGGGCGCCGTGCTGCCCCGGGCACGGAGCAAGCGCAAGGAAACGCTGGAACGCTGCTACACCATGTTCCCCAAGCTCAAGGTCCGCTCGGATCAGGCGGCGGGAACGCTGTCGGGCGGCGAGCAGCAGATGCTGGCCATCGGCCGCTGCCTGATGGGCCAGCCGCGCCTGATGATGTTCGACGAGCCGTCGCTCGGCCTGGCGCCCGCCGTGGTCGGCGAGATGTTCAAGATCATCAAGGCCCTGCATGAAGAGGGCATGACGGTCATCCTGGTGGAGCAGAACGTGTCGGCCTCGCTGAAGCTGGCCGACCGGGGCTATGTGCTGGAAAACGGCCGCGTGGTGCTTTCGGGCACCGGCAGCGGCCTCTTGAACGACGACGGGGTCCGACAGGCCTATCTGGGTCTGTAAGAACCAGAGACCCCGCGGGG
The DNA window shown above is from Magnetospirillum sp. 15-1 and carries:
- a CDS encoding ABC transporter ATP-binding protein — its product is MLEVRDLDLYYGDAQALDGVSLDVAEGEVVAIIGANGAGKTSLIRAIAGMKKPGRGTIRFDGHDITGRLSSVICDLGVAQVAEGRQIFPSMSVRENLEMGAVLPRARSKRKETLERCYTMFPKLKVRSDQAAGTLSGGEQQMLAIGRCLMGQPRLMMFDEPSLGLAPAVVGEMFKIIKALHEEGMTVILVEQNVSASLKLADRGYVLENGRVVLSGTGSGLLNDDGVRQAYLGL
- a CDS encoding ABC transporter ATP-binding protein, giving the protein MNTAAPMPLPPMLVVENLGKSFRGLRAVNAVAFTVPRGDIVALIGPNGAGKTTTFNLIAGALPPSDGKVILDGEDVTGLGQAAICRAGVGRTFQIVKPFAGLTVEENVMVGALRHDDGDVEKARAASRAILDLLELGDRAKDPAQTLTLPDRKRLEVAKALATRPKLLLLDEVMAGLRPVECDRMVAILTGLNRETGLTILLIEHVMRAVMALSHHVVVLHHGEKIAEGTPAEVTSHPKVLECYLGEDHE